A stretch of the Schistocerca serialis cubense isolate TAMUIC-IGC-003099 chromosome 2, iqSchSeri2.2, whole genome shotgun sequence genome encodes the following:
- the LOC126457706 gene encoding uncharacterized protein LOC126457706: protein MKAALFLVAALVAVAAVYGRPEESTTAAIQGEEQPSATIPSVRTLVAASYAEEDDDTICVQADNKFYLYANSLKLYSCYNLLPKVYVVKPKSLCKPVLSDCPKN, encoded by the exons ATGAAGGCTGCTCTGTTCCTTGTTGCTG CATTGGTCGCAGTTGCGGCGGTATACGGACGACCAGAAGAGTCGACCACTGCCGCCATCCAGGGTGAGGAACAGCCGTCCGCCACCATCCCGTCTGTGAGAACATTGGTGGCGGCGTCGTACGCGGAAGAAGACGACGATACCATTTGTGTCCAGGCAGACAACAAGTTCTACTTGTATGCCAATTCACTGAAGCTGTATTCTTGCTACAACCTACTACCGAAGG TTTACGTGGTGAAACCAAAGAGTCTGTGTAAACCAGTCCTGTCCGACTGTCCCAAGAACTAG
- the LOC126457704 gene encoding uncharacterized protein LOC126457704 isoform X1 — MKAPLFFVAALVAVAVVHGQPEESTTAAINSEEQPSATIPAVRTLVAASYAEEDEDTICVQADNKFYLYANSLKLYSCYHLLPKVYVVKPKSLCKPVLSDCPKN, encoded by the exons ATGAAGGCTCCTCTGTTCTTTGTTGCTG CACTGGTCGCAGTTGCGGTGGTGCACGGACAACCAGAAGAGTCGACCACTGCCGCCATCAACAGTGAGGAACAGCCGTCCGCCACCATCCCAGCTGTGAGAACATTGGTGGCGGCGTCGTACGCGGAAGAAGACGAGGATACCATTTGTGTCCAGGCAGACAACAAGTTCTACTTGTATGCCAATTCACTGAAGCTGTATTCTTGCTACCACCTGCTACCGAAGG TTTACGTGGTGAAACCAAAGAGTCTATGTAAACCAGTCCTGTCAGACTGTCCCAAGAACTAG